The Clupea harengus chromosome 26, Ch_v2.0.2, whole genome shotgun sequence genome has a segment encoding these proteins:
- the ppp1r27b gene encoding protein phosphatase 1 regulatory subunit 27b — MKYFQYPISKTIGYSNCVAKDCGAMPCAAAAAATTSLKPIRNVHFPNDIVFQDYVRTGELERIGRFIRTRRVSLETIYHSGMAAIHEAVLSGNLACVKLLVEHGADIQQQDEEGWSPLHMACSDGFPDIARYLLLLGAHVNVENQDGDKPADLIDPDCKELAELFGVGGD, encoded by the exons ATGAAGTACTTCCAGTATCCCATCTCCAAGACTATCGGTTACAGCAACTGCGTTGCTAAGGACTGTGGGGCAATGCCAtgtgccgccgccgccgccgccaccacatCCCTCAAGCCCATCCGGAATGTCCACTTCCCAAACGACATAGTCTTCCAGGACTACGTGCGCACAGGGGAACTGGAGCGCATCGGCCGCTTCATCCGGACCAGGAGAGTGAGCCTGGAGACCATATACCACTCAG GCATGGCAGCCATTCACGAGGCCGTGCTGTCTGGCAACTTGGCCTGCGTCAAGCTCCTGGTGGAGCACGGTGCAGACATCCAGCAGCAGGACGAAGAAGGCTGGAGCCCTCTGCACATGGCCTGCAGTGATGGATTCCCAGACATCGCAAG GTACCTGCTCCTTTTGGGCGCCCACGTGAACGTCGAGAACCAAGACGGAGACAAGCCCGCCGACCTCATCGACCCCGACTGCAAGGAGCTAGCGGAGCTGTTCGGGGTGGGCGGGGACTGA
- the anapc11 gene encoding anaphase-promoting complex subunit 11, with translation MKVKIKQWNGVASWSWVANDDNCGICRAPFNGCCPDCKVPGDDCPLVWGQCSHCFHMHCILKWLNSQQVQQQCPMCRQEWKFKE, from the exons ATGAAGGTGAAAATCAAACAGTGGAACGGTGTGGCATCTTGGTCTTGGGTGGCCAATGATGACAACTGTGGGATCTGCCGCGCACCTTTCAATGGATGTTGTCCAGATT GTAAGGTTCCTGGAGATGACTGCCCGCTGGTCTGGGGCCAGTGCTCCCACTGTTTCCACATGCACTGCATCCTCAAGTGGCTGAACTCACAGCAGGTGCAGCAACAGTGCCCTATGTGTCGGCAGGAGTGGAAGTTTAAGGAATGA